Sequence from the Acidobacteriota bacterium genome:
GGCGCCGACCTCATCACGCTGTCCGCGCACCGCATGTACGGGCCACGGGGCGCGGGGGCGCTCTTCGTCAGGGACGGCGTGCGCCTCGCGCCGCTCGTCGAGGGGGGCGTGGAGGAGGGGGGACGGCGCGGCGGATCCGCGCCCATCGCGCTCCTCGCGGGGTTTGGCGAGGCGGCGGCGCTGGCGATGATCGAGCGGAGCGGCTGGGTGGAGCGATCCTGGTCCGCGGGGCGCGCGATCCTCGAGGGGCTCACCGGCCTCCCGAGGGTCACCTTGAACGGGGCGGGCGCGCCCCGCGTCGAGGCGCTGGTCAACGTCTCCGTCTCGGGCGCGGACGGCGAGTCACTCCTGCTGGACCTCGCGCGCGCAGGCATCGCGGCGGCCACCGGCTCCGCTTGCTACGATGAGGCGGGCAGGCCCTCCCACGTGCTCGAGGCGATGGGCGTGCCGGCGCGCCTCGCGCAGGGCTCGGTTCTCTTCGCGGCGGGCCGGGCGACGACGCGCGACGACGCGGAAAGGGTCGCCCCGGCGTTTCGCGCGGCCGTCGAGCGCCTGCGGCGCCTTTCGGTCTCGGAGGTTTCGTGAACGCCGACGCGACGATCGACACCGTGGGGCTGTACTGCCCCGTCCCGATCATCCGGACGGCGGACCGGCTCTCGAAGATGAGTCCGGGGGAGACGCTCGAGGTTCTCTCGGACGACCGCGTCATCCTGATCGACATGCCGTCGTGGTGCCGCTCGAACGGCCACGACTATCTGGGCCATCGGGCCGAGGGGAGCGAGATGCACGTCTACGTTCGCAAGGGAGCGGGAAGGCGCGGGCGCGATGCCTGAGACGACGGCGACACCGCCGCGCGCCGCCTTCGGCGTCGGCCTGATGTCGGGAGGCCTCGACAGCACGCTCGCGGCCGCCATCCTGAAGGAGGCGGGGGCCAGGGTCGTCGGACTCAACTTCTCGACCGGCTTCTGCATGACCGATCATCGCCGGGCGATAGGCCGCCAGGGCGAGGACCCGCGCCGCCTTCGGAACGAGGCGCTCAGGGCCGCCTCGGACATCGACGTCGAGATCCGCGTGATCGACGTGGCGGAGGAGTACTTCGAGATGGTGAAGGCGCCGAAGCACGGGTACGGCTCGAAGGCCAACCCGTGCATCGACTGCCGCATCTTCATGCTCGAGAGGGCGCGCCAGGTGATGCTCGACGAGGGGGCCGACTTCGTCTTCACAGGCGAGGTCCTGGGCCAGCGCCCCTTCTCGCAGCACATGGCGTCGCTGCGCCTGATCGAGAAGGAGACCGGCCTCGCCGGGCGCCTCCTGCGCCCTCTCTCCGCCCAGTACATGCCGCCGACGATTCCCGAGAAGGAGGGGCTGATCGATCGGGGGCGCCTGCTGTCGATCCGCGGACGCTCGCGCCGCCCGCAGGCCGAGCTCGCCCGGCGCCTCGGCGTCGTCGACTACCCGCAGCCGTCGGGGGGGTGCTGCTACCTCGCGGACGAGAACTTCGCGCGGAAGTTCATGGACAAGCTCTCCCACCCGGCGGCGGAGGGGAAGATCACGCGCGACGAGATCATCCTCCTGAAGGTCGGGCGCCACTTCCGCCTCGGGCCGGCCACGAAGGTGATCGTGGGGCGCGACGAAGGGGAGAACGCCTTCCTCGAGCGCTTCGCGGAGGGGAGATGGGAGCTCCGGGCCGCCGAGCACGTCGGCCCCGTGACGATTGTCGAGGGGGACGCCGGCGAGGAGGTGCTGATCGAGGCGGCGAGGATCGCCGCGCGCTACGGCGACGGCCGCGCCGAATCCAGCGTGCGCATCGCGCTCAAGCGCGGGGAGGAGCGTCGGCTGCTCGACGTCCCCCCGGCGCTCGACGCCGAGATCGATTCCCGTCGTCTGTGACCCGTGATATATTCCTGCGCCCCACGGAACGGGGAGGGCCGTTAACTCAGTGGGAGAGTGCTACCTTCACACGGTAGAAGTCGTAGGTTCAAATCCTACACGGCCCACCAGATGACGATCTCCCAAGGTGACGCCCGCCGCCGCATCGAGGGCCTGCGCGCCGAGCTGAGAGAGCACGATCGCCGGTACTACGTCCTCGACGCCCCCACCATCGCAGACGCCGACTACGACCGCCTCTTCCGCGAGCTCGCCGAGCTCGAGGCCCGGAACCCCTCGCTCGTCACCGCCGACTCACCCACGCAGCGCGTCGCGGGAGCCCCGGCCGACGGGTTCGACCCCTACGTCCGCACGGAGCCGATGCTCTCGCTCGAGAACGTCGCCGACGCCGGCGAGCTCGCCGCGTGGGAGGAAAGGATCCGCTCGCAGATCGGGGAGGGGCCGCCGATCGATTACTGGTGCGAGCCCAAGGTCGACGGGGCGGCGCTCGAGCTGGTCTACGAGCGCGGCCGGCTCGCCGTCGCCGCGACGCGCGGGGACGGGCGCGTCGGCGAGAACGTGACGCCGAACGCGCGCACCATCCGCAACGTGCCTCTGGTGCTCCAGGGGACGCGCCGCCGCTTCTCGAGGTGCGCGGCGAGATCTACATGGAGAAGGCCGACTTCGCCCGGCTGAACGAGGAGAACCAGGAGCGGGGGGAGAAGACCTTCGCCAACCCGCGCAACTCGGCGGCCGGCTCGCTCCGGCAGCTCGATCCGGCGCTGACCGCGCGCCGCCCGCTCAGGCTGGTCGTCCATGGGATCGGGCGCCTCGAGGGGGCCGCCTTCACCCGGCAGAGCGAGGCGATGGAGAGGATCGCCGCGTGGGGGCTTCCGGCCGCGACGCGTCGCGGGCGCATCTGCACCGGGCTCGAGGCGGTGCAGGCCTACTTCGACGAGCTGGGGGGGGCGCGGGAGGTGATCCCCTTCGAGATCGACGGCGTCGTCATCAAGGTCGACTCGATCGCGCTCCAGCGAGAGCTCGGCGCGCGGGCCCGCAATCCCCGCTGGGCCGTGGCGTACAAGTACCCTCCGCGCGAGGCGGTCACGCGCCTCGAGCGCATCGAGGTGCAGGTGGGGCGCACCGGCGCGCTCACGCCGGTCGCCATCCTCGCCCCGGTGCGGGTCGGCGGCGTCGTCGTGAGCAGCGCGACGCTCCACAACCAGGACATGATCGACGGGAAGGACGTGCG
This genomic interval carries:
- a CDS encoding cysteine desulfurase; protein product: MPSERAVYLKHAITTPLDPRVRDRVVACLEEDPRVEGSLLSDGRLAARLLAEARERVALLVGGSPDEIVFTSGGAEASSLALKGAALAPRAGRERRRLLVSATAPTPIRHPARSLARRGFAVEDVPVDRLGLLDRGRLAASLGDDVLIVSVEWVNAETGVVQPVREIGESARSAGALFHVDASSAAAHFPLSAADLGADLITLSAHRMYGPRGAGALFVRDGVRLAPLVEGGVEEGGRRGGSAPIALLAGFGEAAALAMIERSGWVERSWSAGRAILEGLTGLPRVTLNGAGAPRVEALVNVSVSGADGESLLLDLARAGIAAATGSACYDEAGRPSHVLEAMGVPARLAQGSVLFAAGRATTRDDAERVAPAFRAAVERLRRLSVSEVS
- a CDS encoding sulfurtransferase TusA family protein; amino-acid sequence: MNADATIDTVGLYCPVPIIRTADRLSKMSPGETLEVLSDDRVILIDMPSWCRSNGHDYLGHRAEGSEMHVYVRKGAGRRGRDA
- a CDS encoding thiamine biosynthesis protein, which codes for MPETTATPPRAAFGVGLMSGGLDSTLAAAILKEAGARVVGLNFSTGFCMTDHRRAIGRQGEDPRRLRNEALRAASDIDVEIRVIDVAEEYFEMVKAPKHGYGSKANPCIDCRIFMLERARQVMLDEGADFVFTGEVLGQRPFSQHMASLRLIEKETGLAGRLLRPLSAQYMPPTIPEKEGLIDRGRLLSIRGRSRRPQAELARRLGVVDYPQPSGGCCYLADENFARKFMDKLSHPAAEGKITRDEIILLKVGRHFRLGPATKVIVGRDEGENAFLERFAEGRWELRAAEHVGPVTIVEGDAGEEVLIEAARIAARYGDGRAESSVRIALKRGEERRLLDVPPALDAEIDSRRL